ACATTCAAGTTCTGAGCTTAGCTACTTACCGGTGTGTAAACTTCCTTTGTGCCTCAGAATTCTTAAGATAAAATATTAGtaaagtgatgatgatgatagtaatCATTTTATAAATCTGATTTTGAGATAAAACGAGACAATGCATGTAAAACATTTAATTCGCTAAATCAAAGAGAGATAGACTGAAGCTCCAACAATGAAACAACGTTCTACAAATTTAAGGTTAATATGCATTGACTATATATGAcgtcttttcttaaaatattccgTTTCCGTTTCTCTTGGCATAAATATCTAACTTCTTTTCCATGACTTACAAGGCCTGGGGGTCTGGCACTGCACATCCCCTCTAGTTCTCCTTGCCTTCATAGGTATTCTGTCTATTCTGAGGGAGATCTCCACTCTTGGCTGACTATCTGATCACAGCACTCTAGGGAAATCTTCCTCAACTTCCACATTGTCAGTCTCCTACTCTGGCCTCTGGTGACATCAAATACCTATCCTTCATTGTCCTAACAATAACCTGAATTTCAATATTTACAAAGCATGATTATTTCgttctatttatttaaatttttgatattGTGTTCATCATGAATTTTTGCActaattttatttgctaaatattgcattaaaatattatcaaTCTTAAATACTGTATTTGGGGGCACCCCTGAAATATTTCTGCATAAACCAGTAAGTCACATGCCTCACCCTAGTTTTGGCCCTGCAGCTCCAGTCTGCAAATCCCAGGAGGCTAGGGCCACAGATCCCCAGGACCCATAACAGCAGCTTAACTGAGGGAGAAACTTACATATGTGTAGAGTGAACTACAGAATATTTGCAGTTTGTGAATCCTAAGTTTTTCGGGGAAAATACTGGTTGGTAACAGAAATAAGCtgtcaaagtaaaaacaaattttaaaaaccacctAAAATGTTATTCGTAGAAGAATTACTATGACTAAAGCTGCAGCAATCCAAAAAGCCACTTGTTTCCATCCACCACCCTCTTTGTATCAATTTCAAAAGGCAGCCCAATTTTGTTTCAGGATTTAATTGGATCCCTAGCTCATTTTGAAGAAATTCAATTTTCCTTGAGCTGGATTCATATGACAACAGACGAGTTCCTTCTTTTTGATTTACTTCTCTAGGGCCATGGAAAGGAAAGCTAAAACAAAATGGGATCCAAATGATTTATATAAGAGGTATAGTGTGAAATGTAAACTTAGAATTTCTAAACATGTAGCCTCCAGTTTACATGCAGAGTTACATTAATACAAATCAAGTGACCAGACTGAATCAGCAGTGGGAAAGATTACAATTTAATCTAGTTGATGGTATGCACTGTCTCAAAGGTTAAGGGGGTGAAAACAAAAAAGGTGTAGTATGGCAAATAAGAAGCAAGAagtaggtgaaaaaaaaaagaatcttcagtTTTACTTACATGTGTGTATTTCTTCTTCTATATATGTCATCCTATATACACTATATACATTACATCAATATGCAACGGAGACACAATATTGtgatatatcatttatatattttgtttcgCATAAGTATCATTTAGATATGTAAACGATGATAATGACAGTTTATATAGAGAGCCTCCGGTGAGGAAAAGGACTTTCAACGACCAACGACACTGCCATTTAAAGGCTTCGAAAAAATGTTCTTCTAGGATTCTTTGGTTCCTTGAAGTTGTATTTCTTATTGAAACCCaaaacattaacatttttatcaCACACAGACATCTGATTCAAACCTGCTCGGAGAACTTGCCTGCAGTTTCTAGAGACCACAGCAGTGCATCCCAAAGAACGAGAGAGAAGTAGTTTCTCACAATCCCTGTCTTCAGAAATTCAcctgcaaataaaaatatttcaaggtaAGGAGCTAAGAAAGTTTTAACATAATTTTGATATCAAACAGATGGGGACCTGGTGTGGCCTACTGGGAAGATCAGGGaataatccattttttaaaaagtccttattTCCCTGTTGGAAACGATCTCCAATTTTTCTCACTGGTTTTTActctaaaacagacaaaaaaaaaaaaaaaaagtggagaactGCTCCCAGATATACATGTGAAATTGCAGGCAAGTGAAAATGTTAAGAGGCTTTTAAACATtgacttggtttttgttttaatgttccGTGGACTTATACGAACTATTCAACTTCACTAGACCATAGCCAATGGTGAGCGAGGACTGACCAATGCTTTCAGAGTGAGCTGTGTTATCTTTAGAGACAAGGACAGTCACAAAATGGCTGGAAAAGACTCATAGGCGATTTTCTGAGACCAAGGGTAGGGTGAAATCTGGTATGAAGTCTGGGGGAAGGTAAGAGCAAGCACAGGGAAAGGCATAGTGTATGTTTGGAGGGGTGAAACTGCCTCCTGGcaaatagattttctttcattGACACAGAATTACCTAAATTTGATTCTACTTACGTTCATTTGTTCAGCAGAGATTTACTGAGTGCCGACTTCTTGCTAAAACCGGGCGGCAGGGATTCAGAGATTTTTCCCACGTGGCAGAGGGGTGAGGGGCACGGATGGGGTGGGGAGTCGCCCCTGCCCGTGGGCTCCTGGTTGAAGGTGACTCAGCGCGGGCAGGTCAGGCGGCCAAACCCACCTGAACCCGGAGCTGAGTCACACCCATCTCCACGCCCTCGCTGCCTGATCCCTcaaccttccctggtggtagGTGCGGCCTTCCCTTGGAAATTCGACTAATCAATGCAGAGTTGAAAAGTAGGTGTAACCTGTGACCACAGGACCATCAAAAGGAGGGTGGATCCAAACCTTGGAGCATAAAGCCAGGTTGATTTTAACCCTGTGTGGGGAGCTCTCGTAGCAGTTTCTTCTACATCTGACCTTCGAAAGGACTTGGAATAGGAGATAGAGTGCTTCGCGGTAGCATGGGTAAGTACTGTTCCATGGAGCTGCTTTTTGAGTGTATTGAGTTCACTATTTAGTATTGAGTTGTGTGTGTATTGAGTTCACTATTTAGGATGGATTTTAAACTGTATCCctatcaaaaaaatttttgaaaatcacGAATGGGAACCGTTTTATCATCCTAGAACCAGGTGGGGAGTGGACCTTGGCAGGTAGACTAACAATGTTTTTACGGCCTTAATCTACAGCTGTTTCGGGCCAGCCACTGGCCTCAAACTTTCAAACCAAAGTAGAAAAGTAAATACACTCTCAAGAAAGCAAATGCCTGGTTGCAATTTCCttgaaattgcatttttaaattttgtttcaaaattatATTGCCTTTCATTGCAAGAAACGGCTAGGTCTATTTTATGCTAACAcgtttaaattattataaagagagtaaacttattttctctttctttcctcttcaattATCTCTGTAAATGGCACTGCCATCCAACCAATGGCTTGAGCAAAAATTAGGCTCCTCACTCATTCCTGATTCCTGTTCTCTCAACCCCTTCATCCAACCTGAGAGCAAACTGGAAGACTATCTCcatttcccctctccctccattTCTACTCTCTTGCCACCACAAGCTCCCAACCTCCAACCGGCTTTTCCTAGATTACTAAATAGCCTAAgggatttctttttcctgctttcacTCTTGCCTGCCTTAATCCATTCTTCACAAATCGGCCTGAGTAGCCTTTCACCCTAAATCGGAGCGTGCTAATTTCCTTGTCTGAAAGAAACCCCTTAATGGCGCCCCTCGTTTGGGAACGACCTGCAGATGGTTCCCTCCTGCACGTCCCCGACCTTGTCTCTGACCTCTGTGGCCTCCGCCCGCCATTTTGTGTAACAAGCATGGCTTTCTTTCCATCCAGCAAGCTAATCCCTTTGTGCTTTCTGCTGCAGCTTGAAAAGAACACTCTCCTTCCACCTCTTTCAGCTGGCTAATACTTCTTTTTCAGATGCTTCTTCTAATGCTTCCTTGGAGGCCTCTAcagacattctttttaaaagatagccTCCTCCATTTTTCCTCTTATTGGTTTCATTTCATAGCATTTTTCTCAACCGGAAACTATTTACCCTcttataaaaactttatttacatttctatcaCACACAGATGGAGGTTCCATGAAAACCAGGGACTTTGTATCTTTTTTGCTGCCTTAGAGTCAGCTCTGGGGGAATTCCCTGACGGCCGAGTGGTTAGGACTACATGCTTTCCCTTCCCTGCCATGaggccggttcgatccctggtaggagAACTAAGATACAGTAagccaaaataatcttttaaaaggtGAGTGCTGTACACATTAGCATCACTGATAGGCAACTTTTTCTTccagtaaattaattttttataggATTGCTAAATCAGGTATTGCCAGTCTGATGACTAAATGCATATTCATCAATTAGTTTTTATACAACTAATACATAGTGTATACATCATTATATAAAACCAGTGAGTGCTGGGGCATGTGGATAAGACACAGAGACCCTTGCTCTCTTAGAGCTTACAGACTGGTAGGAAGACAGATCTGAAATAATCAGAACCAAGGGGCTCTGGTCAGTGTACAGCAGAGAGCTAGGAGAGCATTTAGCTTTGAGACTGAGAATCAAGGGAAGCGGGCCTGAGCAAATGCTGTTTAAGCAGAGATTTTTGATTCTTGGTAACAGCTTGGTATTTATCCTAGTTTTTTTGGAGGGAGGGATACAGTTGATTACAgtaatattatgtaagttacaggtgtacataTGAGGCTAggtagtattttgttgagagGAAAGAGCTTAGCACTTTATTGAaaggagaggttaaaaaaaaaaaagagtttatttggctgaaaatgaaacaggagagCTGGAGATGGCAAGAGATAAGTTTGTAGAAAAAAGCTGGAGTCAAACAAATTGCAGCTACTTTAAATAAGCTGATTGAGGGAATGGGCTATTGTCGTCTTTCCTACTTAAACTTTAGGTCTATCACTAGTGGTTTTGCTCCAAAAATGCTATATTCActaatacaaaatgaaacaaaaattattgTTTAGCTATGAGAGCAAGATTTTGTTAGGCAAATATTCCTGGATACAGTCTCCTTGACTGGAGAGAATAAATAATAATGCTTATACCATTAACTTTATTATTAGGAATATAACATATAAAcagctttataatattttttaaaaggcatgtttaaaaataatcaccTCAAAAGAATCATGTCAATttatttctggaaaaagaaaacatgcaataaaaacaaaatgtgcaCTTCAGTTGGTAAGGGaagagttttaaatgttttaaatatgagtatatatattgtatagaaatatatatttattacatttaaacATCTTCCCTGagcaatttatatataaatatgacatacttatttaaatatacaatacattcatataaaaatacctattttacttgtataatatgtatacataaatgcttaagaagacatttaaaaatcttcccttagcaattttaaaatatcatataatatttgtattttgtgtgtgtgtgtatggctaaggcatgcaggatcttagttccccaatcaaggatcaaaccctcaccccctgcattggaagcatggagtcttagcaaCTAGACTGTGACAGAAAtccccatttatatattttatacatataagtaaatttatataatacatgtattttatacatataagtaaatttatataatatatggtttatatagttatatatttacatattatttatttatacctatataagtaaatatacatTATACAAATTACTTATACCAAGgtatatattagtatatactaaatatacatatttagtatatatatactggatatatatatactaaatatatacatactaaaGTATATTAGTGATTGATATGATGTGTatgtactttatatataaatatgtgtgtgtgtatatacagtgTTTAAGAAGACATAAAagcatgttttgttttcattctgtgtATTATTTTACCAAAAGTAAATGACACAAAATTTTGAGGaggtatttttaaatagttatttaaaaagcacttaatttttgtttctagaGCAGGACATCAGGCTAAAATTAAGAGATCTTATAAAAGATCTTTAGATCCTTTGCTTAATTGCTTAACAGTTGTAACGATTAAGCAAAGGGCTCTTAGGAAGAATATAATCATGCTGTCTCATACTActacttttagatttttttaaaaaagatcaaaaaCCATGTGTGGCCAAATTCCCCTGTGCCTTTATTTTGACTTGCACTGATAGGAGATGGGAATGCGTGGATTTCATGTGGTTTATTCTCTGGATCCCCATCTTCTAGAACAAGGGTGGGCAAGCTACAGCCACACACTGAATCAGTCTCTGCTGTAAACTGTCCATCCTCCAAGTGCTGTCTATGGCTGCTTCCACGCCACAGTGAGAGAGCTGAATGGCTATGACACAGGCCCTCAGGACCCACAAAGCTTAATTCTGTCTCATTACAGAACAGGTTTGCTGCCCTTGGTCTAGAAGAGTACCTGGCACTTAGCAAGATCCTATATTTACTTACAGAATGAATACAAAGGTAAACTAACAGTAGCTCACATGAGCAGTCAGCATTTGCTCTATGCCACGAAGTGTGCTGAGCACTTTAAATGCAGTATTTGAATTTCACAGAAGAGTTACATAAGAATGTAGGCCTATCTTGCTCCCTCGCCTCCTTCAAGTTTTTAATCTGCTACCACTCCCTCAGTCAAGGTTTACCTGGAGCtccttatttaaaattgcaaactTCTGCTTTCTACTAGTCCCTTGGCTTATTCCATATAACATACAATGTATGTTACTTATTTTTTGTGCCCAGGAGAGCATATACTCTACGAggcatactctttttttttttttttggtgtatctATTCACTGGTCTCTCAACCCACAAGTAGCCTAGAATAGCACTAGTACATCATGAGTGACCAGTAGACATTAGCTGATCAATTAGAAAGGTCTGATAACATGTGGGGGGTACCCAGGAAAGAAATGGTTATGATCCAAGTCTTATGTACTTCACAACTAATTCTCTTCCTCTCTTGGAGAATTAGTCAAAGATGTAAATGCAGTGATTCTGTTTTTAGAAAGTGAGTTCTAGGCCATTTTTTGAGGTCATTTTCCAATCATGGCTTGAATTGAGACTATATTAATTGGAATACATTTCACCTAATGACTGCTATCTCAAACAGGTGCTTGCTGAAGACAATTCAGGCTGAGCACTCCTACCTGGAAGTGGTTATCTATCCTGGTGTAAACCTTCAAAGAGGGAATTAACAGGACACCATGGACCAGCAACTGAAGAAAAGGGGAACGACACCTAGCCAGAAAGGCCTGGGTAGAAGAGCTGCCAGTAGGGACAAGTCGCTGCCAGCCCAGCAGGAACCTCCTGACACGACATGGATCTTATGTGATGACGATGTGTGCTATGAGACTAGCTTCCGGGTTGTCGAAGAGGATTCCTTCTCTGACTGTTACATAGAATGCATAATAAGAGGTGAGTTTTCTGAACCTATCGTGGAAGAGGACCCACTCCTTCAGTCCTTTGAATGTCTGAAAGAAGGACCAAAACAAGACCTTTCTCAACAGGTTCTTGCGGCAAGCTCACTTCTTGAATGTTCCTTGGAATACATGAAAAGGGACGCAAAACAAGAACTTCCTCAACAGATTGCTGGAGAGAATCCActtcttgagttttctgagtacaAGCCAAGCAAGAAGCTTCCTCCCAGAGGAATACCCAACGTGGACTTTTCAGAACCTAAACAGTTCATGGGATGTACAAGAAGCAAGCCAAGTACAAATAAAGAATATGGTGCTCCAGAAAAATATGTCTGTCCTCACGATGGATGCATAAGAGAGTTCAAGAATAAAACATCCCTGAGAAAGCATCTTCGAGTTCATAATCCCCGAGATCATGTGTGTgcagaatgtgggaaagccttcaaggAAAGTGCAAAGCTAAAAAGACATTTTCtggttcatactggagagaagccattTCCATGCACTTTTGAAGGGTGCGGAAAACgcttttccctgtccttcaacttGCGTACACACGTGCGCATCCACACTGGGGAGAAACCTTTTGTGTGTCCTTTTGCAGGCTGCCGCAAGAAATTTATTCAGTCAAATAACATGAAAGCCCACCTCTTGACTCACGCAAAGGCCAACAGGAGTCTgtgagaaaagattaaaaaataatcatcaaaCAGGATAGGCATATATTAACTAAAGAGTTACTGGGAACAAATATGCCTCATTGATAATTGgttcagaaaacaattttaaaatcaatattgtgaCCCTCAagccattttattttaatgttactaAGATGCTCCTCTAGTCTGAGATATTATTTTAGAACTTTGTGTAGAATTACAACATGCTTCTAACAGTAAGGTCAGTAATGAACTTACTTCAAAAGCATAATCCTTAATGTCTTAACAAATTGGATTTTTGGATATGAGACTTAATATCTCATATTAtaagaaattgatttttatttttcattttgtagttttcaatcaTTTAGCTTTTTCCTTTtagcaaaatatttaatacaagTGATAATTCTAGAGAATGAAAATTTTTTAGTAGATTCTCAATAAATTAATGCATAGTTAAAATTTTTCAAGTTAAGCATCttgtttaatcattttattttttatgattgtgTCAAACCATGTTAATCATAGTAGATGTAAAGTGTTAGCTGATGATGTCAATCCATTTGAAtccattttagatattttaaaataaaaggaaataaaaccccAGAAATGTATTAAATCtgtattaaaaaatcaaagaagtgtgtattaaaaagtcatttagtTGTCTTCCAAATTAGTGAAACATGGTAAAAATTGATTGTTTAGTGTCAGTGAGGTGTAGGGGGAAAGTTACTCTCTACATGGTCAGTTAAGGGATAAAAAGCCATTTGGGGAGGGGTGTGCTAGCCAGTTTTCTGGGAACTGCCATAACAATACCAccaactgggtgacttaaacaatagatatttgttgtctcatagttctggagctagaagtttaaaaaaaggtATTGGCAGTATTGGTTCCTTCCTAGGGTTGTAAAGGTAGACTCTGTTCCAGATGTGTCTTATTGGCTTGAAGATGACTATCTTCAGGGTTACGTGGCATTTGCCTGTATCTTCACATCATCCCTCTGCATGCCTGTGTTCAGATTTCCTCTTTAAAGCACATCAGACAGACTAGTTTAGAACCCACCCTGATGATGCCCTCATTGTAACTTGGTCTATAAAGATGACCATCTCCAAATGAGGTTACATTACAAGGTACTgggggttaagatttcaacatgGATTTTTGAGGGTACACAGTTCAAACCATAATGAGTGTTCTTTTAGGCCAAATAATTTCTagaattccattttacagaatatGTGCACTAATGTAGGTAATTTGTTCAAAGATGTTGACTAAAACATGTTTTAATAGTAGTCTGATTCATAATACAAATGTCCATTAAAAGGGAACAAGTTGCATAAATCTTTATTCAGTAGGAAATGTGCAAATATTCTTAAAGGGAGCTAGGCTGTAAAGGGAAAGAAGGAGGTCCACAGCCAGAGGGAAGCCACGGGAGGAAGTATGTACCATAAATAACTTTTCAGGGGGAAAGTCAACACACAATATAAACATCAAACTGAAAATTAATCTTCCTTTTAGAAATGCCAaaagtaaaactgatttttttttttttttaaagaaaacaaatcaaggGCTTACATTTTTACTTAAGTAAAATTTAgtactgtggtggtggtttagttgctaaactgtgtccaactcttgcaatcccatggactgtagcctgccaggctcctctgtccatgggattctccaggcaagaatactggaatgggttgccatttccttctccagaggaccttcctgacccaggaatcgaacctatgtctcctgcattgcaggcagttttgtttttttgttttttttttttaatttttttattagttggagactaattacttcacaagcaggcagattctttactgactgagctatgaaggaagcttCAATAGGACTAAGTAAAAGGAAGGATTAAATAGAGAGCAGTCAAGGCTAGAGAAATTCAATGGCAAGGTTTAGGCTGTAAATTGAGAGCTGGGACTCAAGGCATCAGGAAGGATCCCGTGTGTGTGCAGGCTGGTCTCCTTCAGAGATGACTCTTTCTGGAGCTGAAGGGGCCAAAGTCTCAGCATTTATAACCCTAACCTGTAAATGTACAAGGAGCATCAGCCTGAGAAAGTGCTTGTGTATCTGGATTCCAAGACTAAGTTAAATTCTGAGCTGAGAGTAGGAACTTACTTGACTAGCCTCCTAACTGTTCTTgtctgtcttttatgtctccagaTACTGGCATTTTACAAACTGCAAACCCTGGTCaataactaaatatttttgttttcacacTGATATTTGGATTCATGGCATGtatccttttttaatttatttaaaagccaAATACAGTTAAAGTTAACACTAAAGAAATACACTCTACAAAAAAACTTTGGTATCACTGTAATATATGGGGCATAATTAGTTAGCACTTATAAATtatggaatgaataaatgtataaaaatgcagCTTAATACgctttttaaaaaccaattacagggcttcccttgtggctcagtggtaaagaatctacctgccaatgcaggagactcaggttcaatgcctgacccaggaggatcccacatgctgtggagcaactaagcctgtgctctacaactaCTGAGCGCATGCGTCCCAGGGTCtatgctctgcaaccagagaagccactgcagtgaggagcccgCGCACCACCCGGAGAGCGCGGTccctgctctccacagctagagagagaCTGCGtgcaccaacaaagacccagcacagccaaaaagaagtaAACAAGCTTCTTTTCAATTAAAGGtcaccaaaatcacatgtattttaaaacagcTAGTAAAACACTACTTGTTTTTACATAAAATCTGGTTACACCAAAATAAAGGTGGAAAACTACAGAGAAGGGTTTAATTACCTATGCATATGTCAACTCTTATTCCCAAGAGTAATCACTAcacaaaaaagcttttttttaatggtcattTTTGTTAATAGTCAAAATTATCTGAAATcccgtatctttttttttctttttgtcttcctctaAAAGGGGCAGGAGATTGAGGGTCCGTTCAACTCCTAACATCTTAGATAATGAAGAActatcttgccttgagaattatATCAACCAAGGCTGTGATTAGATAGTTAACGTGTTAAACCACTTACATTCCTACTTTAGTTTATCGTACTCTGTGATATGTGCATATGTGATATGAGACTGCGTCTCCCAGTCATATTTGATTTCTGTATTTCACCTTAGCTACACTGTGCACTGGTGGACATAGGATTTCCCTTCTATTCTATCCAGAGAGAACTCTGCAAAAGAACTGTCAGATTCTTATATTACTTTCCTGCCAAATATGCATGTGCAGAAATCTGCGTGTGCTTATGTTTTAATTACCTAATGCACTAGCTCTGACTGAATAAATTGCATGATTACATCCTACATTGGACACAGAACACTGCAAGTTATATTAAAAAGCCATTATATTTGCAACTCTGAGCAAGAGACTATAATTAAAAGGCAATTGGATGAAATTAGCTCTGAGAGTACAAGAGTTTAAGTAGGATTTGGTAAATGAACATTTAACAGTTAACATGTGCTTTTTATtaggtcttttgcttcttttctctatGACCCAAGGGTTGAATTTCTTTCATGTCAGTGGATCAATGGATCAGACATGTGAAAACACCTGTACAAAGCTATGCTTTACAATGTGGCTAAAGTTATATCCataaaaaaagccaaaataactTTTGTGACTTCAGTAAATCAAGGTATTAGGTGAGCCAGAATGATACCCTGGGcattaataaactatttttaatactCCTAAGATCTCAGGTATGTGTCATAAAAGGCAAACTACATGCTTCCTGCAACTGCATATGTTGATCATAAAATATACatgcagaaatcaaagaaatacaacTTCAGCGAATTTTGATTATCATGaccattaaatattttagaagttattgaagtagtgaaggacagggaagcctggcatgctgcagtccatgaggtaacaaagagttggacaagacctagagactgaacaacaacaataacaaagttaCACACAATAGATGTAATAGCACCTCATCTTTATCTAAGACAGCCAACACATTTGCAAACTGCTGAGGACTTAGCGTGGTACTTACTGATACTTGGCAGGGGGCAGTGGAAACCTCTATGCTTATCAAATATATATGCCTAAAAGATTTTATAGCAGTTTAGGGATGACTGCAAATTCTTTGCTACTCTTCCAATTGAGAGTTGGGGTCTATGATCCTTTGTCTTGAGTCTGCTTGGTCTGCTTTGATCAACAGGGTGTGGTATAATTGACGCCATAAGAGCTAAGCCTACTTCAGGCCTAGCCTCTAAGAGACCTGGCAGCTACTGCCTTGTTATTGCCGAAACCAACTGTCATCTTAAGCAGCACGATTACCTGAAGACGACCACCCCAGGAAAACCAGCAGCTATTGCAACAGGAGCTGATGCAAGCCGTGTGCACAGGCCCAGCGGGACAAGACAAGGAGATACCAAGCCAAGGAGTCATGACGTGCCAGGGATTCAAATAAAAGAGCCATCTTGGAAGGATCATCCTGCCACACTCACCCCAGGTGACACCAAATCAACTGTAGGGCCTAGATGGCCCTTTTCCAAATTTCTCACCCACAGAAGGATGAGAAAAGTAAGatgatttgtttttttacataGTGACTGtagtttataatttataaaattaaaatttgctaagagtagaacttaaaaattcttatcatatacatgtacacatacatatatgcaatcATCACAATGTAGAGTtgaaatatcttacaattttgtcaattacacaattttatttgtcaattacagTGCAAACAAGCTGAAAAAATTAaatggttgttttaagccatttgaATTTTGGGGTTAGTTCATTACGCAGCAATAGATAACATACTTTCCACTTTGGAGATGTAATTTGAATTTCATAGTctgctttgtatttctgtgttgtatgtatatatacatatagattttGCTGTTTTACTAGTTTAGTTTACtagtttaaaattctttttaaatttatatagacctctttttttggccacaggatTTTTGGGATATATGGGGtttttgttccccaaccagggatcaaacccaggcccttggcagtgagagcgtgggctggactcccagggaatttCATAGATCTCTTTTCAAAGTCATATAGTGAGGTAGTGATCCCTCAGTCCTTAAAGGGCTATGCTCCCCTTTAACCCCGATCCAAGCTCTAGCTCTTCCTTACTACTTAATAGTAACAGTGAGGTGAGGCTGGAACACCTGAAGATCCCACTAAGACAACAGGGTAACAGAACACAGCCTGTGTTCTCGGTCACAGGCTTCAGAGAGACCTGCTGTTTGGGACCCAGAATTAAGAAGGTCCACTGATTCCTTTCATTCTCACCTGGGACCTGCTTCAGGTCTCTGAGGGgcagtgttagtcattcagtcgtgtctgactctttacaaccccattgGAGtacagcccaccgggctcctctgtccatgggattctccaggcaagaattctggagt
Above is a genomic segment from Cervus canadensis isolate Bull #8, Minnesota chromosome 31, ASM1932006v1, whole genome shotgun sequence containing:
- the ZFP42 gene encoding zinc finger protein 42 homolog — translated: MDQQLKKRGTTPSQKGLGRRAASRDKSLPAQQEPPDTTWILCDDDVCYETSFRVVEEDSFSDCYIECIIRGEFSEPIVEEDPLLQSFECLKEGPKQDLSQQVLAASSLLECSLEYMKRDAKQELPQQIAGENPLLEFSEYKPSKKLPPRGIPNVDFSEPKQFMGCTRSKPSTNKEYGAPEKYVCPHDGCIREFKNKTSLRKHLRVHNPRDHVCAECGKAFKESAKLKRHFLVHTGEKPFPCTFEGCGKRFSLSFNLRTHVRIHTGEKPFVCPFAGCRKKFIQSNNMKAHLLTHAKANRSL